The stretch of DNA CCAAAATCCCACTACAGAAACTTTTCATTTATTCTACCAATCACAGATTACAAAGTACATCCCGAGTTCCTGTTCATTCCCTGATCCAAAAGTGCAGAGTGTACACAAATGCTCAAATAACTATGGCTTCATCAGGCGGAAGCGGGCCGGCCTTAAAGTAGGAAGTTCCGTTTGGTTGCACACGCATAGCTGCGGTCCAGCCGCCGTGATAATGTCGTTGATGCGCAACGCTTCATTTGTCAACTCCGTTTTTATTGCCAATCATCCCCTTTGTGTCGGCGTTATCACCCTCATTTGTCCCATGGCGGCTAGCGCCAAAGTTACGGCGCCGTATTCTAGTGTGTATTTTCAGCAGAAAGTCAGTGATTATAACAGAGCAGAGAGCGTTAACTGATGTTTGTCGTCCTTTTCCCGCGACAGCCTGAAATGGTCACGGATGACGCGGCCCTCACAAGTGAAGTGTCGTCGGAGAACGACGTCAATCAGACAGAGGCCACGCCCAAAGTGGAGGAGACAGCCAATGATAGCTCAGAAGACGAAGTGCAAGTTAGCAGTATTTGCTTGACAGAACAAGAAACGTTTCCTCCCAACAAGGAAGTGGCAGAAGCTGACGTCCCGCCTTCTGCAGGTATGACTGATTAATTCCAGCCTGGCAATTTTCAGACTCGCACACATACGAGAAGATCAAGTCATAAAGAGCCAAAGACACGCGAGAGTCAGTAATTGGATGCTTTCAGTGCCACTTACgatgatggatgtccaatcacgTGGCTCTTTCCATTGTTCTTTTGTGAAATCTACTAGGAgggctggcagcaaatgaacaaatattaattttctttccTCTGCTAAccgtaatccctcgaataaccCAGTTAATATcctgaccagacgtttggtcgccggtcttttggtccccggtcttttggtcgccggtccttttggtcgccggtcaaatggtgacagagtttactgttgaaaccagctctcaaaaacatattcatgagagaaagttttatatctaagagggacagtttaatatctaagtattgtttaatattgaagtaccgtttaatatcgaagtactgttgaaaccagctctcaaaattatattcatgagtttaatatctaaatatctactgttttcaacagtacttagatattaaactcgctctctcttagatattaaactctcatgaatttaattttgagagcaataatcaaaaaatcgcaaagtagggtcacccctattattatgACTACCTTTTTTCAGTGCTGAATCCAAGAgtgcaagagtggcttctgcttacgagtttcagcgcgtggattttcacatttttatgaacttcaaaaacaaaaacttttttcaaaacaataatATCATCAAAAGGTTTGTAGAATCTGGAGAAATTACTACATGTGAGCGACAAGGGCGTAAAGCATCATTGAATGTTTATGACCTTTCATTCTTCTGGCGATTCTTTAACACAGTCTGACATCAATGTGTCAAGGATATCACCACTTGGCCTTGGGAACACATTGCGGAAACCAATTTCATTAAAGACACTTCGGTGCTGAGTCcacaatttcaatttaaaactatttttgcaAAGCTATATCCATTCATCAACAACGCCCAGACACGCCGCAGGCTTCTCTGGTCATCCAAGATGGACTGATGGAAAGTAGAAATGTGGTTTGCGGTTAGAGTCCACATTCCGGATATCATGTCCTCGGGGCCAAATAAGAACCATCTGGATTTTTAttggaaacaacattcaaaaCCACCAATTATTTACTGGTAAAGGTAAATTACGCATCTGAGGCAGGTTTGCTACTACCAATTAGTTCTCAAAAATTAGAAacattcttttcaaaataaaactgtcAAATGTCAACAgttgggattcaaacccaggacaaTTAAATTGGGCATTTTTTGCCCCATTAGACAAACACTCAACCACtgcatattttttcttataagttagacattgtaaaatggaaatgaaattATACTTATGCAGTTAGGAGTTTGAGGTCCACAATCATATTTCATCCTTaaaatatcgtattttctggagtataagtcacatttttttcataatagttTTGCTGGGCCGACCATCaacagcctgtttttttttacctgaaaaaCTTATGGTAAAAGATGCCTTTTTAATCCTGTGTTTGTCCATCTCTCATCAAATTTTTTTAACTGCTTCATCCTcgctagggttgcgggggtgctggagcatatctcagctgacttacacagagatgggggacaccctgaattgatggacagccaattgcaggggacAATTAGACAAACCACAatacacgctcacactcatacctagagacaACCTAGAGTGTACAattggcctaccatgcatgtttttggaatgtgggaggaaaccggtgtacccggagaaaacccacgcaggcccggggaggacatgcaaactccacaaaggtggaccgacctggatttgaagacAGGTCCCCCAATGTGAGTGCGACTTactatgtactgtatatatatatatattttattaatactctgtgtattctttggctgctgcaacttatactcaagtGCGGCTTATTGTCCGAGAAATACGGTAAATTAGCACAACATTCTTAAACATTCCCATTGAGTCTTTAATATTCCTCTCCTTCACTCGGGCCTCACGCATAGGTTCTGATGTCTTGCCCGAGCCAGTCCGAGAGGAGAGCattcaggtaaaaaaataaatatatatatatatatattttttagatgtaACCTGAACAATATTAAAGACTTGGTGTTTACTTGAGCGCATATGTCAAAACACAGTTGGAGCAGGAGGACCAAAGGACGGAAGCTCCAGATGTTCCCGCTGATGGTATTAAACGGGATTGAAGTACGGGTGGacatttttctgtcattttccgCTATTTCAGAGCAggtgtgtgtctttttttcccacttagAAAAAATGGCTGCAGAAGAGCGAGATCACCTGAACGTTGCTATCACCCTCAACATTGATGTCTGCAAAAACAATGAAGAGGCGCctccaaagaaaaagaaaaagaaattgaaGACAGAAGAGCCTGAGCAGGATCCAAAGGTCGAGTTGGACCatcctgcagaaaacaagaaggccaagaagagaaaggagaagaaTGGAATGGAGGATGAGGAAGGGAAAGAAGTGCAGGAAAGCGTTGAGGAGAAGAAAACgcaaaagaaaaggaagaaggaGAAAGAAAGTGAGGGTAAAGACCAAGAGCTACAGGCCGAGGAAGAAGCAACACAAGTAGAAGGTAGGGCAATCAAAAGATATTTGAACAACATTGAGAAGGAAAAACttggataaacaaaaaaaaaaaccttatgaTAAAATTAGTATgtatacaaaaaatgtaaagaatacatatatatacatatatccttCAGCTTTAAAACAATATGAAATTCATGCCTGAGCaacatttaaattttgattCAAGTGTGGTTTATATCTCTAAATCATTATGACCTTATTGTTGGTGAGGGTTAAAGCTTAAAGTTTGAAAGCATCACTTAATTTTTGAGAGGgcattgttttttcttcagaGTACAAATATTGTCTGAAATTTATGAAGGaccaaatggggaaaaaaatgaaataacttaTTATCTCctttttaaatagcaaaatgtgtcttttaaaaGTTCCCATTTAAATACAGTTAATTAAATTCTTGCAAGTGTCAGTAAAACagtttaattatatttaaatattagtaTTATAGTTTTTATGAAAAACTTTGATTGAGTTATTTCACAATTTAATTCATCATTTCATGCACCAATGTTGCAGCAgtttatgaatttattttatatgttCAGCTCATTAAAGTCAATGAAGTAAGTGTGCATCAGGCGGTCATGTGGAAACGGGCTTAGCACTCATTTGGtaacttattttaattttttttttttgccctatcCCTGGACAAAATATGCCCACAAGTGTGTTTGGTGACTCAGTGTTTCGTACAGATGTTCAgaagtcgaggtaccactgatATTTCCTATCTCACTGGTTGTTTTCCTCTCTCTTCAGAAGATGCCCCCATTGTGCAGGTCAAAGACTCCAGAAAACGTCGTCAAAGGAAGAAGCGAGCTGAAAGAATGAAGCAGCTCTCCATTGAGGAAGAGCAAACTCTTCCACCTGAGCCCTTCGAACCATGTATGGATGACGCCATCTTGGAGGAAGAggcaccaaagaagaagaagatgaagacaCATCAAGTCACGCCCCCGGAAGAAAACCTGCCTCCCATCGACaccaccaaaaagaaaaacaagaagaagaaaaagaagccaGCCCCCGACGAGGAAGCCGTTGAAGACGACGTCAATACCTTCAAGGacctgaagaagaagaggaaggcaTCCACTCTTGAAGAGCAAGTTGAAGAGGTGGTGGAAAATGGCAAGAATGCTACCAAGTCCTTGAAGAAGGTGAACAAAAGGATGGAATCTGAGGATGGTGATGAGACTCTTGTTACCAGCGATTACACCTCCAAGAAAAAGAGTGAGTGTATTTCTctacaatgaaaacaaagcatGTGTTTCATCCACATGAGTTAGTATTAATGAGTACATATGGTAcagaaacctggtaaaacaaacttctaagagtatgaacacaattctcaaatggaatttacaattttaaatcttaaagtctaattcatcatcatagtatttaaaaaaaaaaaaaatatatatatatatatatatattttttttttttaccctctaaACTTGCCGAAGGCTATTTGGAGAGGGTTGGCTTTTATAAAAGAGGGTATATTATCGCCACCTAGTGGAATAAGGCAGGTTTTACGTCTCCCATTATAACTGCTGATGCAGTGATTTTGCCCAGGGATTTGGTCATAAAAGCAAAGATTTTGTCTATAATGCGCACCcga from Stigmatopora nigra isolate UIUO_SnigA chromosome 9, RoL_Snig_1.1, whole genome shotgun sequence encodes:
- the LOC144201900 gene encoding uncharacterized protein LOC144201900 isoform X1 translates to MSCNEDASLLFLISKHLKTKGLQAAADVLEEHVSKIEIPNMSLNLQDIYKGWLKLCSLSQPAKCLDGVEPDECDGQSPEANNNADEQVKCAPEAEGTNGHGENGCHETQSEEQQPEMVTDDAALTSEVSSENDVNQTEATPKVEETANDSSEDEVQVSSICLTEQETFPPNKEVAEADVPPSAGSDVLPEPVREESIQLEQEDQRTEAPDVPADEKMAAEERDHLNVAITLNIDVCKNNEEAPPKKKKKKLKTEEPEQDPKVELDHPAENKKAKKRKEKNGMEDEEGKEVQESVEEKKTQKKRKKEKESEGKDQELQAEEEATQVEEDAPIVQVKDSRKRRQRKKRAERMKQLSIEEEQTLPPEPFEPCMDDAILEEEAPKKKKMKTHQVTPPEENLPPIDTTKKKNKKKKKKPAPDEEAVEDDVNTFKDLKKKRKASTLEEQVEEVVENGKNATKSLKKVNKRMESEDGDETLVTSDYTSKKKRKKKVKNKMGENGNA
- the LOC144201900 gene encoding uncharacterized protein LOC144201900 isoform X2 is translated as MSCNEDASLLFLISKHLKTKGLQAAADVLEEHVSKIEIPNMSLNLQDIYKGWLKLCSLSQPAKCLDGVEPDECDGQSPEANNNADEQVKCAPEAEGTNGHGENGCHETQSEEQQPEMVTDDAALTSEVSSENDVNQTEATPKVEETANDSSEDEVQVSSICLTEQETFPPNKEVAEADVPPSAEKMAAEERDHLNVAITLNIDVCKNNEEAPPKKKKKKLKTEEPEQDPKVELDHPAENKKAKKRKEKNGMEDEEGKEVQESVEEKKTQKKRKKEKESEGKDQELQAEEEATQVEEDAPIVQVKDSRKRRQRKKRAERMKQLSIEEEQTLPPEPFEPCMDDAILEEEAPKKKKMKTHQVTPPEENLPPIDTTKKKNKKKKKKPAPDEEAVEDDVNTFKDLKKKRKASTLEEQVEEVVENGKNATKSLKKVNKRMESEDGDETLVTSDYTSKKKRKKKVKNKMGENGNA